The Xyrauchen texanus isolate HMW12.3.18 chromosome 13, RBS_HiC_50CHRs, whole genome shotgun sequence genome contains the following window.
ATatttggcagctgtggttgccagaataattctgtaaaaaatacagttaaatgtaAACTACTTTACATAAAAATctttatattttacagtttaaaatcgTTGTAATTTACACattggcactgtaaaaaaaaacaaaaagattacatttacagtaaacattttttaattaacatgCCTTCTTAAACTGTTCAAATCTGTTGTTCACTTTATGAGGTATTTATTAATCGAGTAGATACTACAGAAGGgcagatgatgacatgaagttcataaGTAGTGTCTCTTCCAGGAGCATTGACCAATGAACATGTagagacactcacacaaacactaaacaccatcatggtaacacatgtgagatgtaaataatgcagtaaacattaactaaattacatcaaatataacacagaacaccccagtgtacttaactgatattaaaaacaagaaaaaacataactattccaataaaatataatgaaatgtaatgggtcatgcagggaattttgGGAAggcccgattattgttttttactgtaattttaacaataatttactgtaaaaaaaaagtacacgtactctcttgttctttttaccattaattatatagGAAAATcgttctttttacatttaaattatttaatttttacatcattttattgtaaaaactactgtattgacttttaaaatatttgttaatcaattaaaattttatttctgtagcatttttacactattttactgttaaaattacagatttttttttttttttacagtgaacagatagtgtccaaaaacaaaatgcgaaattataaagcacattttctgaagcaaccatgtaattttgtgACCCTCGTATGACACTTTTGTATCACCTGTCACCTTACGTGTTTGGCTGAGCTCAAACGGCGGACAAATGTCCAACACTCTGTGTGGTGAGCTGTGACATGCTTCTTTGCTGTAATATGGAAATTACTCTTGTACATGCTATTTGCtgataataaaatgttaataataaaaaataaaaaaaaacgggAACAAAAacgaaagaaataaaaatacaaaatgtgtggTGAGCTAACACGGAAGCTAATCACATAGGAATATGTTTGTAAATGCAGATTAGTTTGTAAAATAAGCGTTAAAATGTATCGTTTATCAATTGAcacgttagagtaaaagtgttttgatgtcataacatagcagtgcgtgcagtgcaaatatgtgtttattaAGTCATAATCAGGATGATTCGTTTGCAAGTGAATAAAACGcaaagttgttgtagcgcctctagtgtttatttcaccaggaaactgcgggGGATTTTTACACCTGATTTACTGTCCGCCAGTGTGTGATGATCGCTTGTTAcgccagggctagttgtcacacgttTTCCTCCAGTTTATGTTTTTTTAGGATAATAAATTGTATAAAATCATGTCATTTACAACCCCATAAAAATGTGACATCATGCCCCGACCCGACTTTCAAAATACCTTTGTCCTAAGAGCTTTTGGAAACAATGTGTCCTTTCCTACTACCTTTTGTCGAGAATAAAGACGACAGAAGTGTACATACTTTACATCACTGCTTTAGATTAAGTGGTTTGTGATGTGCATCTCTCAGGCCTCAGAGTGTGCAGAGCAGGTGGCCAAGCTGTGGCATTCAGCAGATGAAGACTTGAGGAAGGCTGCACGGGAGACTGTACTGTCCTTTGGTAAGTGACACTTAAGCTGTTCATAAAATGTAAAGTACCTTTGAGGCAACTTTACATACATTGTATTGGTATAATTGGTATAGCAGATGAGTCAGTTTAAACTAGCTCATGTGATAGCTCAATTTACAGGGGCTCCGAAAATATTTGGACATttcaagaaatagttcacccattattaatttctttcttctgcggaacacacatttttagaagaatatttcagctctgtagggacctatgcaagtgaatggtgaccaaaactttgaagctccaaaaagtacataaaggcagcataaaagtaataagactccagtggtttaattagtcttctgaagcaatccaattgattttgggtgagaaaagaccaaaacgTAAcccatttttcactataaatctgggCATCAGTGTTCTCTTTGGTGAtcaagatttcaagctcgattacacttcctagctccATTTAGCATTCAACATATGCGGCAAGCACTAGGTAGTGTGATTGAGcttaaaatccatccatccatccatcgtcaaccgcttatcctgtgtacagggtcgcggggggctggagcctatcccagctaacattgggcgaaaggcgggggacaccctggacaggtcgccagtccatcgcagggccacacatagacagacatacactcacactcacctccacatccacatccacatccacacctagggcaatttttttggagacaccaatgaaccttgagcttaaaatcatgatcttgCAATAAACTGGattgacaagatgtacagtgaaaaagaagttacattttggcctgttctcacccaaaactgattggatcgcttcaggagacatggattaaaccactggagtcatatggattacatttatgctgactttatgtaatttttgcagcttcaaagtttGGTCACCAGTCACTTGCGCTGTATGGACTagcatagctgaaatattctattaaaaatctttgattaggcgttacttctgttgttttttttattattcagtggGTATCATTCAAGTTCTTATATTTAAAAGCGAAACATTATTTAACAATGCAAAAGTCAAACGTTTCAGTCACTCAGTCAATATTCTACTTATTCTTGTTTGCTTCTCAGGAAAGAAAGGCCATATGGCATTCCAATGTAAGGACCAGATCTATGAACTACAAGAGGAGCCCTATAAGAACTTGGAAACAGAAATCACAATCTTATAGAAACACCAGAAACTCATTTGACTCGATCCGATTGGATAGTGCCAAGACTGTGATGGTCTGTTTTGAGCTGTGtctgtgtatgtacgtatattgCCTAGTATTAAAGATGCTTTTTGAgtattatttccatattattttaacaaaagtgaaatatttatgaataaactgttttctatgttgcatatgttttatatattatttagcaCATAATGTATagacaataaatgtaaatatcaacaCTCAAGAGTGGCTCATTAAAGCAATATCTAATTATTGGTGACGGCTGTTCAAAAATAATGTCAACCAATACcagatgtgaaaaaaaattaatttccaaGTACAATTCATGTTCTATTTATGTGCATCTAACCAGGATgtttaccaaacaaattattttggGTACCTTCTTAATACCTTTATCTATCCCTAATGAAAaagtaaccttggttttactacagtcaacatattttaaccatgataattGTGGTaaaatacaggaaaacaaaaactaataaaattctgcccccaaaaataaaatcaacagTATATTTGTGGTACAGGTACTATGGTTACTGCACAGGTTTACTATAGTTAAAAATGCAGGTCTaactttttgttttgcagaatgaCTAATTTACCACatttttggttttcctgtattactactacagttttacaacaaatataatttaaagtatGCTTACTGTAGTGGTTATGTTTCAATAAAAATATCATAGTTGAACTATGGTTACTTATGAAAatgaaccatttttttttttttttacataaggcATGGATGAAGGTATTGTGATGGAATGCTAAACTATAACAGCAAATTAATCTCTAAAACAGCCCATGGTGCAATACAAAGTTTCAGACCTCCTAATAAAGTATATTACAGCAGCTTATGAAATTAGCAGCATGACAAGAATGTAGAAAAATTCAGATTCTAACCATAATTTCAAAAATATCTGAACTAAACGCAGATTTATGATTCAGCCATATAGCTTGCTTTGATCATAAGAAACTTTATTGAATTAAAAGTTGTGACAGCATTTGAGCTAACTCAGCAGACGAAGATGCGCTCCACGCCTTTAGCTCAACTTATATCACCTCTGTTCTCTTAACACTTGCATTCATACTGATTAATGACACATGAACAGAAACCCAAAAATCACAACATACAAActtttacacactcacacaaatgatCATCTACCCTTTGGAAAAATCTCAGCATCCAGAAATGAAAGAATGTGCATTGAACACAATGAGAAAGGAACCCTAGAGGTAACCCATGCAAGCGTCAAAACACCTTAACCAAAGGTGAGATGCCCCTGTGCCATTGGGAACAGATTCAAGTCAGGGAACAAGAGCAGTTTGTTATGAGTTGCAGCGGGACCGTGGAGCGGTTGTCAATGTGGGTACAAAGAAGTCTCAGCATTTCTTGTGGGTTTTTGATTCACAGTCCGGATTGAGATTGACCAGGGTCTGTGTAAAAGCGTCATTGGAACTTCTAGGTGCCTACGATGTTGGGGTCATGTGCGGAGTCTGGCAGTGGAGAATCATGGCAGTGATAAAGAAAGCAGTTTCCCCAGCAGCTGTAGCAGATGAGAAACAGAGCAGCCAGGAAAACTAAGGCACAAATGGTACAGGGCTTCCTCTCCAACAGGAAGCTGAGCAGGTAGAAGCCCATGAACATGGAGTGGTTGAACCACAGGGCCGGATTCAATGGTTTAGGGATCAAGAGAACAGGGAGTAACCACTGGAGGCAGTACATCGTGTCTGCGTGTGGGGCAGCCTAGAATGAGCGCAGATATCTGACGTGACACTACACGATCGTGAATCCCTTGTGTATCAGCAAGGGATAAGACTTGGTATTCAAAGACCAGGCGAGACCTTTGgaaaaggagagaaagaaaacaaTTCAATACCTATATTTAGATCATTTAAACCTTCTTTTAGTCAAACAAAATCAAACTCATTTACTACTAGTCAAAACCATACAAGGCATGAAGGTTAAAACAAGAAATGTTGCACCAGGGTAGGGTTgtaccagctgtgcgtaaggtcttatgTAAGtcgggacgtaaagttcacactaagggtttagtaactactagttagtttgtaactacggatgcagaagttgctctttttcttctcgataAGCGAGTAACATGcattttgctatgtttcacagaacccatatGTGCTGTTGtcgtgatgttagatttagtagcaggacAGTCttgagtgtctggagctggtgtgcgTAAAAAGTGCATGAATTTCGGtggcggagcttccaaaggagcactgaagggaggggtgtgtttgctGTGGCAGTGGAGTTCGAATATCAGCAGTATTTCTCAGGAATcgatgagtgcacctttaaggctagacttaactagtaggtcgtaagctcttcGTTAAGTAATGCGCAGTCGCATACTATGACGTTTACCTCTATTGATCCAATaggcagccttcaaatttgtacacataaCTGCCGTGAATTTCAacttgatgttcaaaccttgtttgctcacataactgtcagctgtaataattTATATTCCCAATAAAATACTTAATACATACTAAAAGTAGATCTGATAAATAGTATATTGCACTGTGTAaataatatataggaactgtatctaaaataaataagaggtgataaataaatactaataaaacaggctggaaaaatagatatttattcattttaatatctcatatattttgtatgttgaaacttgacaccgggcgatATGTcctaaccgtacgttcacaccagaggcggcgagagcgtcaaatcgaccggaagtcattcattttcaatgacagccagcgtctctcggcggcgagaagcggcacggcgagtcttgggcggcgtgggcgtcagatggaagttcaagtgcagtcaacattatggtaatgagctgtgacgcggttcggtggcaacctattggaatatagaagtgctccgctttagcgaagtctagagaacacaaccgtgtaaactttggttcc
Protein-coding sequences here:
- the blcap gene encoding bladder cancer-associated protein, which gives rise to MYCLQWLLPVLLIPKPLNPALWFNHSMFMGFYLLSFLLERKPCTICALVFLAALFLICYSCWGNCFLYHCHDSPLPDSAHDPNIVGT